Proteins encoded by one window of Cydia splendana chromosome 14, ilCydSple1.2, whole genome shotgun sequence:
- the LOC134796951 gene encoding uncharacterized protein LOC134796951 has protein sequence MSNILGSLTAFDHNSQEWEIFKSRLVQYVKLNKVTEDNKCALLLTHLSDETYRLVRNLVHPKKVEDSKFEELVAALDKQLAPKRCIFVERAKFYEATRDVAENIEQWAARISGLAVRCEFGAPLDELLRDRFVLGLSVGPERDRLFEQDAATLTFAKAVEVAQKAAYARSARTTSVPAAVVQVKQEPMYRVGTSRPGTGGSSDSRRCSVCGLKSHDASKCKYKNYRCQVCGQKGHLKKVCSAEKAKQCRVNCIQADLDGSAEVSQSAEGCKECELFNFPIRHHSK, from the coding sequence ATGTCAAATATCCTCGGAAGTTTAACCGCGTTTGACCACAATTCCCAGGAATGGGAGATTTTTAAAAGCAGATTAGTGCAATATGTTAAGTTAAATAAGGTGACCGAGGACAATAAGTGTGCTTTGCTTTTAACTCATTTAAGTGACGAGACATACCGACTGGTAAGGAACTTAGTGCATCCGAAGAAGGTCGAGGATTCTAAGTTCGAGGAGCTAGTAGCTGCGTTAGATAAACAATTAGCGCCAAAACGTTGTATTTTCGTCGAACGGGCGAAATTTTACGAGGCGACGCGTGACGTTGCAGAAAACATCGAACAATGGGCGGCTCGAATAAGTGGACTTGCTGTACGCTGCGAGTTTGGAGCCCCCTTGGATGAGCTGCTTAGGGACAGATTCGTGCTGGGGCTGAGCGTAGGCCCAGAGCGCGACCGGCTGTTCGAGCAGGATGCTGCCACGTTGACGTTCGCGAAGGCCGTGGAAGTGGCCCAGAAGGCTGCGTATGCTAGAAGCGCACGTACTACGTCTGTTCCTGCTGCCGTCGTGCAAGTGAAGCAGGAGCCGATGTACCGGGTTGGTACTAGTCGCCCTGGTACCGGGGGGTCCTCCGACTCTCGACGCTGCTCCGTGTGCGGGCTTAAGAGCCACGACGCAAGTAAATGTAAATACAAGAACTACCGCTGCCAGGTGTGTGGACAAAAAGGGCACTTAAAAAAGGTGTGCAGCGCTGAGAAGGCGAAACAGTGTCGTGTTAACTGCATTCAAGCTGACCTTGATGGATCAGCTGAGGTCTCTCAGAGCGCTGAAGGTTGCAAGGAGTGCGAGCTATTTAACTTCCCAATCAGGCATCACTCGAAATGA
- the LOC134796899 gene encoding uncharacterized protein LOC134796899, producing the protein MPPNITDPPIDRDPEIVFNATEKSNLTPQPSSANKEHYKLNIFQWSLNHLAHILIGMTVGVMLLFALRNGLPVGATPQHIILCVLGYHLLMAQAILSLSPHNGWSSGLKLVHRRRVHWILQVLGSGLALAGSFIKILDKSIHWDTLHGRFALVAMVFTSVSMVNGLASLYANELRGLRLPPSLSKLTHICFGIVGFAAASITLCYGLDKAQFRSWASDNFTTAMIIFVATFTAIIIINPFITFFKKGRGLFRNN; encoded by the exons ATGCCGCCGAACATAACCGATCCGCCGATTGACCGTGACCCTGAGATTGTATTTAATGCGACAGAGAAAAGTAACTTGACTCCCCAACCTTCATCGGCAAATAAAGAACACTACAAGCTGAACATTTTTCAATGGTCGTTGAATCATCTTGCCCATATCCTCATAGGGATGACTGTAGGAGTAATGTTGCTCTTCGCGCTGCGTAACGGTCTTCCAGTTGGTGCTACGCCGCAGCACATCATTTTGTGTGTCCTTGGG TATCATCTACTAATGGCCCAAGCCATCCTCAGCTTGAGCCCCCACAACGGCTGGTCGTCGGGACTGAAGCTGGTGCACCGGCGGCGTGTTCACTGGATCCTGCAGGTTCTCGGCTCTGGCCTGGCCCTGGCTGGCTCTTTCATCAAGATCCTTGACAAGAGTATTCATTGGGATACTTTACATGGACGGTTTG CACTTGTTGCCATGGTATTCACATCAGTGTCAATGGTCAACGGGCTCGCGTCACTCTATGCCAACGAGCTCAGAGGGCTCCGCCTGCCGCCCAGCCTCTCCAAGCTCACCCACATCTGCTTCGGTATCGTGGGCTTCGCCGCCGCTTCCATCACACTCTGCTACGGCTTGGACAAGGCCCAGTTTAGAAGCTGGGCCTCTGACAACTTTACCACGGCAATGATCATCTTTGTTGCCACCTTTACCGCTATCATCATTATCAACCCATTCATCACCTTCTTTAAAAAAGGTCGTGGATTATTTAGAAATAACTAA
- the LOC134796898 gene encoding uncharacterized protein LOC134796898, producing MAEAILSLSPHNGWSSRLKFVDKRRAHWILQLLGSGLALAGCFIKILDKNIHWDTLHGQFALVSMVFTTVSLVNGLTSLYAYELSKFRLSPSLSKLTHISFGTVGFAAASISLCYGYDKAQFRTWASDNFTTAMISFAAALTFIIIINPFITFFNKSRGLFKNN from the exons ATGGCCGAAGCAATTCTCAGTCTGAGCCCCCATAATGGCTGGTCGTCAAGGCTCAAATTTGTAGACAAGAGACGAGCTCACTGGATCTTGCAGCTTCTCGGGTCTGGACTGGCTTTGGCCGGTTGCTTCATCAAGATCCTCGACAAGAATATCCATTGGGATACTTTGCATGGACAGTTTG CACTGGTGTCCATGGTGTTTACAACAGTGTCGCTAGTAAACGGCCTCACTTCGCTCTACGCTTACGAGCTCAGCAAGTTCCGCTTGTCACCCAGCCTCTCCAAGCTCACCCACATCAGCTTCGGCACCGTGGGTTTCGCCGCTGCTTCCATCTCCCTCTGCTACGGCTATGACAAAGCCCAGTTTAGGACCTGGGCATCTGACAATTTTACCACAGCGATGATCAGTTTTGCTGCCGCTTTAACCTTTATTATCATCATCAACCCGTTCATTACCTTCTTTAATAAAAGTCGaggattatttaaaaataattaa
- the LOC134796900 gene encoding uncharacterized protein LOC134796900 codes for MLFALRDGLPKDATSQHVILCVLGYQLLMGQAILSLSPHNGWSSRLKLIHKRRAHWILQVLGSSLTLAGCHIQVVDKGVSWNTMSHTFHGMFAQLSMVFSVVSLANGLTSLYANELSKIRVPPSLSKLTHICFGIVGFSSASIALCFGFDRIEFRSWASDSFTTAMIIFVAIFTTIIIINPFITFYNKSRVLFKNN; via the exons ATGTTGTTCGCGCTGCGTGACGGTCTTCCGAAAGATGCTACGTCACAACACGTCATTTTGTGCGTGCTCGGG TACCAACTACTGATGGGCCAAGCCATCCTCAGCCTGAGCCCCCACAACGGCTGGTCGTCGCGACTGAAGCTGATACACAAGCGCCGTGCTCACTGGATCCTGCAGGTTCTCGGCTCCAGCCTGACCCTTGCCGGGTGCCATATTCAGGTCGTCGACAAGGGCGTCTCTTGGAACACAATGTCTCATACGTTCCATGGAATGTTTG CACAGCTCTCCATGGTATTTTCAGTAGTGTCTCTGGCAAACGGTCTCACGTCACTCTACGCCAATGAGCTCAGTAAGATCCGTGTTCCGCCGAGCCTCTCCAAGCTCACCCACATCTGCTTCGGCATCGTCGGCTTCTCCAGCGCTTCCATCGCCCTCTGCTTCGGCTTCGACAGAATCGAGTTCAGAAGTTGGGCCTCTGATAGCTTTACCACGGCAATGATCATATTTGTTGCCATATTTACtaccattattattatcaacCCATTTATCactttttataataaaagtcgtgtattatttaaaaataattaa